Genomic window (Chryseobacterium bernardetii):
GCTGAACATCCCAAAACTGAAACAGGAAACCTCAAAATCTGCAAGCGTAGGATTTACATATAAAATTCCGACTGTGAATCTGACCTTTACTGCTGATGGATATTTTACAAAAATTGACAACAGAATTATCCTTACCGATCAGTTCTTGAGAAAAGATGTACCTACAGATGCCCAGATAGAATTTGATAAATTAAATGTGAATGCAGCCCAGTTTTTTACCAATGCCATTGATACGGAAACCAAAGGACTGGATATCGTTATTTCCCATAACGCAAGATTTTCAGGCGTAAAACTGGATAATAACTTTGCCATTAACTTAAACCAGACAAAACAGGTCGGGGAGATTCATTCAGCTGGACTGTTAAAATCTCCAAAGCTTGAAAAGATCTATTTCTCTGAAAAATCGAGAATCTATCTGGAAGAAGCCGTGCCTAGAGTAAAAGCAAGCCTCTCTCACACCCTAACATGGAAAGGCGCAAGTTTCTACCTTAGAAATACTTATTTCGGAAAAGTAACCGGAGCAGACAATATTGATGTGAATGGTGACGGAATCCTTGATCCTAGAGAACACCAGACCATAGGAGATAAAATTATTACAGATATTTCAGCTGCGTATCAGTTTACCAAAAATATTGGATTAACTGTAGGAGTCAACAATCTGTTTGATATCTATCCTACTAAAAATCTACCGGCTTCAAGTAATAACGACCAGTTTATTTACTCACGTTCCACTTCACAGTTTGGGCAGAACGGAAGGTATGTTTTCACCAGACTTAATTTTAATTTTTAAAAGATTGATACTATATAAAAACAGCTCAGATTTTTCTGAGCTGTTTTTTCAATGATAAACTAGCTTTATCTTTCTACAAGCTCTTTCACCGGCTCTCCATAATGGTCAATTTCTGTTGTGTTGATCTGCAGCAGCTGATACCATTTTCTGAAGGCTCCTATGAATACAATCAGCATAAGGATCATTGCGGTTACCGCCAATGCAGCAAGTAAATATTGTCCTTTGGGAATATAAATAGAAGTTACCTGAATATAACCGGCCCAGAAGGTGATCCCGGCCATAAAAACTCCCGGAACAGCTGAACATAATGCATATTTTCCTCTATTCATCCTGATTAGCATTGTTGTGCAGACAATAAGTCCACAGGCTGCCAATAGCTGATTACTGATCCCGAATAAAGGCCAGATACTGTTCACATTTCCGGTATACACCAGATATCCCCATGCAAAAGTGAAAAGAAGGCTGCTGATAATGATCCCGGGAATCCAGTTTTTATCATTAAATTTAGGAACTACAGAACCCAGCATTTCCTGTAAAAAGAAGCGCCCAACCCTTGTTCCCGCGTCAATAGCCGTAAGGATAAACACAGCCTCAAACATAATCGCAAAATTATACCAATAGGCAGTCAGCTGATCCATATAAGGAATTTTATTAAAAATGTGGGCCATCCCTACCGCCAGAGATACTGCACCTCCGGTTCTGCCATAAAGATCAATTCCTATTTTTTGTGAATAATAATCAATGTCTACACCATGTAGAGCCGGGTGTGCAGCCAGAAATGAATCATACGCTTCTTTAGGGGTATTAATAGCGAAATAATCACCTGGCATCAGCGTACAGGCTGCAATAAGTGCCATTAATGCCACAAAGCCTTCTACAAGCATGGCTCCATACCCAACAAAAAGAATTTCTCTTTCTTTATTAAGCATTTTTGGGGTGGTTCCCGTAGCAATCACAGCGTGGAATCCTGAAATTGCTCCGCAGGCAATGACAATAAAAATGAAAGGAAGTACAGGACCTCCAATAATA
Coding sequences:
- a CDS encoding carbon starvation CstA family protein, with the protein product MDSLNNINALTLIFASVLIFAIAYRFYGIFIANKVLRLNDQNVTPAVEFADGKDYVATNKNVLFGHHFAAIAAAGPLVGPVLAAQFGYLPGALWILIGCVLGGGVHDMVVLFASVRHKGQSLATIASKEIGKATGTVAGFAILFILVLTLAGLSLACINAMHEAAWSLFTVVITMPIAIIMGLIMRYKKNSVLFASILGGILLIAGIIGGHGLMQNPAMNNLFSWNIKTISIAIPLYGFIASVLPVWLLLVPRDYLSTYLKIGTIIMLAIGVIVIHPTVQMPAITAFVNGGGPIIGGPVLPFIFIVIACGAISGFHAVIATGTTPKMLNKEREILFVGYGAMLVEGFVALMALIAACTLMPGDYFAINTPKEAYDSFLAAHPALHGVDIDYYSQKIGIDLYGRTGGAVSLAVGMAHIFNKIPYMDQLTAYWYNFAIMFEAVFILTAIDAGTRVGRFFLQEMLGSVVPKFNDKNWIPGIIISSLLFTFAWGYLVYTGNVNSIWPLFGISNQLLAACGLIVCTTMLIRMNRGKYALCSAVPGVFMAGITFWAGYIQVTSIYIPKGQYLLAALAVTAMILMLIVFIGAFRKWYQLLQINTTEIDHYGEPVKELVER